One Paenibacillus crassostreae DNA segment encodes these proteins:
- the nirD gene encoding nitrite reductase small subunit NirD gives MGKIQVGNITDIDILGSRTIQIDDIEVAVFRLSDGTVKAVENRCPHKGGKLSEGMVCGSSVHCPLHDWKIDLNSGEVHKPDDGCITTYLTEVDETNGSIYITL, from the coding sequence ATGGGGAAAATACAGGTGGGTAATATTACAGATATTGATATATTGGGATCACGTACGATCCAAATTGATGATATAGAGGTTGCGGTATTTCGATTAAGTGATGGTACTGTGAAGGCGGTTGAGAATCGCTGTCCTCATAAGGGCGGCAAGTTATCGGAGGGTATGGTGTGTGGTTCATCTGTACACTGCCCTCTGCATGATTGGAAGATTGATCTTAACAGTGGGGAAGTGCATAAACCAGATGATGGTTGTATAACGACCTATCTAACGGAAGTTGATGAAACAAACGGTTCTATATATATCACTTTATAA
- a CDS encoding ANTAR domain-containing response regulator, whose protein sequence is MHFLLVVHEPYNTVNTNHSKTSLPDVLPEVMLKSYGYQVFTTSSEQDIPPIIEKLDAVVLHIPIGDIKGWDVFFQQQNPLPLMWWCGSGVANSSITSCEDNVTIDGILTPSMNEVELHWALHIGTKQFYDRKHWLNERSQLISRLEERKWIDMAKQILSEVNRISEAEAYDVLRKRAMNERKRMVDIATSIVKAQQQLKA, encoded by the coding sequence ATGCACTTCTTATTGGTTGTTCATGAACCGTATAATACCGTTAATACCAATCACAGTAAGACTTCTTTACCAGATGTACTGCCTGAGGTTATGCTTAAATCTTATGGTTACCAAGTATTTACTACATCCAGTGAACAGGATATTCCTCCAATCATTGAAAAATTGGACGCTGTTGTTCTCCATATACCTATCGGCGATATCAAAGGGTGGGATGTTTTCTTTCAGCAACAGAACCCTCTGCCTCTTATGTGGTGGTGCGGATCTGGCGTAGCTAATTCTTCCATTACTTCTTGTGAGGATAATGTTACGATTGATGGTATATTAACGCCTAGTATGAATGAAGTGGAACTACATTGGGCGCTCCATATCGGTACCAAGCAATTCTATGACCGGAAGCACTGGTTGAATGAACGATCACAACTAATATCCCGCCTCGAAGAACGCAAATGGATCGATATGGCGAAGCAAATTCTGAGTGAAGTGAATCGAATTTCTGAAGCTGAAGCATATGATGTTCTCCGTAAGAGAGCCATGAACGAGCGTAAGCGAATGGTTGATATCGCCACTTCGATTGTCAAAGCACAACAACAACTGAAAGCATAG
- a CDS encoding glycoside hydrolase family 2 TIM barrel-domain containing protein, translating into MDIRDTATNLGWLSDLSVYAVNRLAAHSDHRYYETMEEAETSDVMPLRYSLSGEWKFSYSNHPDSRPQHFYQLDYNCAGWNHINVPGHIQLQGYGIPQYVNTMYPWDGVEELRPPQIPLNQNVVGSYVKYFSVPDNMKNRPVMISFQGVESAFYVWVNGQFVGYSEDSFTPSEFDISSYLVEGENKLAVEVYQRSTGGWLEDQDCWRFSGIFRDVYLYTVPDIHVRDLFVHTKLDQGYSKGMLSVELDFLGDENGTLELELRDADGEQVATMRSAAEGSTSNLSLEAGLVQLWSAEKPYLYTLYIRVFDSSGNLVEVIPQRVGFRVFELIDKVMCLNGKRIAFKGVNRHEFNARRGRAITREDMLWDIRTLKQHNINAVRTSHYPNQSDWYELCDEYGIYVIDEMNLETHGSWQKLGIVEPSWVIPGDRPEWQGIVLDRAQSMVERDKNHPSILIWSCGNESYGGEVIYNVSQYFRDRDPARLVHYEGLFHDRRFNDTSDMESRMYAKPTEIEAYLQDDPQKPFISCEYMHAMGNSLGGMHKYVELERKYSLYQGGFIWDYIDQALFKKDRYGQEFLAYGGDFGDRPTDYNFCTDGIVYADRTLSPKMQEVKVLYQNFRLEPGLEGVTIVNECLFQNASDYRLEYSLNYEGRELYLGSMDVDVAPLSEQYVALPYLANFVDIFGEYYINAALVLKEDLDWAPQGYEIASGQKVFQHGEADKQLQVTMGKLEVIHGDVNIGVKGTNFNMLFSKAQGSLVSLQYAGREMISRPPYPQYWRAMTDNDRGMGSGYTHSGWYAASLMPRCVDVEIVEQDNSALITFTYTVSISEHVKVTVTYKVTPDGSLRVKTRYQGTTGLPTLPIFALSFKIPADYSHLEWYAMGPEENYIDRLHGAKLGVFHNEVSNNVSGYVKPQESGNRTGVRRVSITDHLGHGISINAEVPVECNISPYTAFELEHAAHHYELPPVYYTVVTVAGRQMGVGGDDSWGAPVHDEYLIPSDEELEFEFMIKGL; encoded by the coding sequence ATGGATATTAGAGATACAGCAACGAACTTAGGATGGCTATCAGACTTAAGTGTTTATGCTGTGAATCGGTTAGCGGCGCATTCGGATCATCGATATTATGAGACGATGGAGGAGGCAGAGACGTCCGATGTGATGCCTCTCCGGTATTCTTTAAGTGGTGAGTGGAAATTTAGTTATAGTAATCACCCTGACAGCCGGCCTCAGCATTTCTATCAACTGGATTATAACTGTGCGGGTTGGAATCATATTAATGTGCCAGGGCATATACAGCTTCAAGGTTACGGGATTCCTCAATATGTCAATACGATGTATCCATGGGATGGTGTTGAGGAATTACGTCCTCCACAAATTCCACTGAACCAAAATGTAGTTGGGAGCTATGTGAAGTATTTTTCAGTACCCGATAACATGAAGAATAGACCCGTAATGATTTCATTTCAGGGGGTGGAATCTGCCTTTTATGTTTGGGTGAACGGTCAATTTGTAGGATACAGTGAAGATAGCTTCACCCCATCCGAATTCGATATCTCTTCTTATTTAGTGGAAGGTGAGAATAAGCTTGCGGTAGAGGTGTATCAGCGTAGTACTGGTGGTTGGTTAGAAGATCAAGATTGCTGGCGATTCTCGGGTATATTCAGGGATGTATATCTATATACGGTGCCGGATATTCATGTTAGAGATCTATTCGTTCACACGAAATTGGATCAAGGTTATTCCAAAGGGATGTTATCCGTAGAACTCGACTTCCTTGGTGATGAGAATGGAACTTTGGAATTAGAATTGAGAGACGCAGATGGAGAACAGGTTGCGACTATGAGATCAGCTGCTGAGGGAAGTACGTCTAATCTGTCTCTAGAGGCTGGTCTAGTTCAGTTGTGGAGTGCGGAGAAACCTTATTTATACACCCTATATATTCGTGTCTTTGATTCCTCTGGCAATTTGGTAGAAGTGATTCCGCAACGGGTAGGATTTCGTGTATTTGAGCTTATTGATAAAGTGATGTGTCTGAACGGTAAACGGATTGCATTTAAGGGTGTTAATCGTCATGAATTTAATGCAAGACGTGGTAGAGCGATCACCAGAGAAGACATGCTGTGGGATATCAGAACCCTGAAGCAACATAATATTAATGCTGTGCGTACGTCGCATTATCCTAATCAGAGTGATTGGTATGAGCTATGCGATGAGTATGGGATCTATGTGATCGATGAAATGAATTTAGAAACACATGGTTCATGGCAGAAGTTAGGTATTGTAGAACCTTCTTGGGTTATTCCTGGAGATCGACCGGAGTGGCAGGGAATTGTTCTTGATCGTGCTCAATCCATGGTGGAAAGAGATAAGAATCACCCATCTATCTTGATCTGGTCTTGTGGCAATGAATCTTATGGTGGCGAAGTGATCTACAATGTATCGCAATATTTCAGAGACCGTGACCCAGCTCGATTGGTACACTACGAAGGGCTATTTCATGATCGCCGTTTTAATGATACGAGTGATATGGAGAGTCGTATGTATGCTAAGCCAACTGAGATTGAGGCATATTTACAGGATGATCCACAGAAGCCATTCATTAGTTGTGAGTATATGCATGCGATGGGTAATTCACTTGGAGGTATGCACAAATATGTAGAACTTGAACGCAAATATTCATTGTATCAAGGTGGTTTCATCTGGGACTATATCGATCAGGCATTATTTAAAAAGGACCGCTATGGCCAGGAGTTCCTCGCTTATGGTGGGGATTTCGGTGATCGTCCTACAGACTATAACTTCTGTACGGATGGTATTGTGTATGCGGATCGAACTCTTTCACCGAAGATGCAAGAGGTCAAAGTTTTGTATCAGAATTTCAGATTGGAACCTGGACTTGAGGGTGTAACGATCGTGAATGAGTGTTTATTTCAGAATGCGAGTGATTATCGCTTGGAATACAGTCTGAATTATGAGGGAAGAGAGCTCTATCTCGGAAGCATGGACGTGGATGTTGCGCCGTTATCGGAACAATATGTAGCTTTACCTTACCTCGCTAATTTTGTAGATATATTCGGTGAATATTACATCAATGCAGCCCTTGTATTGAAAGAGGATTTGGATTGGGCACCACAAGGTTATGAGATTGCATCTGGTCAGAAGGTATTCCAGCATGGAGAAGCAGATAAACAGCTACAAGTAACAATGGGTAAGTTGGAAGTTATACATGGCGATGTGAATATCGGTGTTAAAGGAACGAACTTCAATATGCTCTTCTCTAAAGCGCAAGGTAGCCTAGTTTCACTACAATACGCGGGTAGAGAGATGATCTCTCGACCACCATATCCCCAGTATTGGCGGGCGATGACGGATAATGATAGAGGTATGGGTAGTGGTTACACGCATAGTGGTTGGTATGCAGCTAGTCTTATGCCTAGATGTGTAGATGTGGAGATTGTTGAACAGGACAATAGTGCTCTCATAACGTTCACATATACAGTAAGTATAAGTGAACATGTGAAAGTAACTGTAACCTACAAGGTAACACCAGATGGATCATTGCGAGTGAAGACTCGTTATCAAGGAACAACGGGATTGCCAACATTACCGATCTTTGCTCTGTCATTTAAAATCCCTGCCGATTACAGTCATCTAGAATGGTATGCGATGGGTCCGGAGGAGAACTATATCGATCGGCTTCACGGAGCTAAGCTTGGGGTGTTCCATAATGAGGTCTCGAATAATGTATCAGGTTATGTGAAACCGCAAGAATCTGGAAATCGCACAGGGGTTAGAAGAGTGAGTATTACAGATCATCTCGGTCATGGAATCTCTATCAACGCGGAGGTGCCTGTGGAATGTAATATTTCACCATACACAGCATTTGAGCTAGAACATGCAGCGCATCATTACGAGTTGCCTCCAGTCTATTATACAGTAGTTACAGTAGCTGGAAGACAGATGGGCGTAGGTGGAGACGATAGCTGGGGCGCTCCAGTTCATGATGAATATCTAATCCCTTCGGATGAAGAATTAGAGTTTGAATTTATGATTAAGGGATTGTAA
- the cobA gene encoding uroporphyrinogen-III C-methyltransferase: protein MTGKVSIVGAGPGDPELLTVKALRRIESADVIMYDRLVNKEIVGLARQGAILVYCGKKPGAHTMSQDEINNTMITYALAGQHVVRLKGGDPFVFGRGGEEVLELGAYGIPYEIVPGITSAIGAAASAAIPLTHRGYAASFACVTGSRCHGDQSPVRWDLLAHSVDTLVVYMGVSELNSICMELIHHGKNPMTPVALIEKGTTKNERTFVGTLADIHKLAKAAELTNPALIIIGEVVRVREQLLAVERKAISLIG from the coding sequence ATGACAGGTAAGGTGAGCATTGTTGGTGCGGGTCCAGGAGATCCTGAATTGTTAACGGTCAAGGCATTAAGACGGATAGAGTCTGCAGATGTTATTATGTATGATCGTCTAGTCAATAAAGAAATCGTAGGTTTAGCACGCCAAGGGGCCATTCTAGTCTATTGCGGAAAGAAACCAGGAGCGCATACGATGTCTCAGGATGAGATTAATAACACGATGATTACTTACGCTTTAGCAGGGCAACATGTCGTCCGTCTAAAGGGGGGAGATCCTTTCGTCTTCGGACGTGGGGGTGAAGAGGTACTTGAGCTAGGGGCATATGGGATACCTTACGAGATTGTTCCAGGAATTACTTCAGCTATTGGCGCTGCGGCTTCTGCGGCGATCCCATTGACACATCGTGGCTATGCAGCGTCTTTCGCCTGTGTGACAGGAAGTCGATGTCACGGGGATCAATCACCTGTGAGATGGGATCTACTCGCGCATAGTGTGGATACATTAGTGGTATATATGGGAGTTAGCGAATTGAATTCGATTTGTATGGAATTGATCCACCATGGCAAGAATCCGATGACACCTGTTGCCCTAATTGAAAAGGGTACAACGAAGAATGAACGAACATTCGTGGGTACGTTAGCCGATATACACAAACTTGCAAAAGCAGCTGAATTAACGAATCCAGCATTAATTATTATTGGAGAAGTTGTCAGGGTTCGAGAACAATTACTTGCAGTGGAGAGAAAGGCAATTTCACTTATCGGTTAG
- a CDS encoding DedA family protein, whose protein sequence is MENWITSFMEQFGYWGIFLLIALENIFPPIPSEVILTFGGFMTTYTNLTATGVIVMATLGSVIGAIILYGLGYLINVDRLELIIDRWGRYLRVKKEDIRKADAWFERYGYWTVFFCRMIPLIRSLISIPAGMAKMKFGLFLLYTLFGTLIWNIILVSVGAAVGDNWENIVEFMDVYSNIAYAIIALVIVAALFFWIRSRKKA, encoded by the coding sequence GTGGAAAACTGGATTACAAGTTTTATGGAGCAATTTGGGTATTGGGGTATTTTCCTACTTATCGCATTAGAAAATATATTTCCGCCGATACCATCAGAGGTCATTCTTACTTTTGGTGGATTTATGACCACTTATACGAATTTAACAGCCACCGGAGTCATTGTGATGGCAACGCTAGGATCTGTAATTGGTGCTATCATTTTATATGGATTGGGCTATCTGATCAATGTCGACAGACTAGAGCTTATCATCGATCGTTGGGGACGGTACTTACGCGTGAAGAAAGAAGACATTCGAAAGGCAGATGCCTGGTTTGAACGTTATGGTTATTGGACCGTGTTCTTTTGCCGGATGATCCCTTTGATTCGTAGTCTTATCTCCATCCCTGCAGGTATGGCAAAAATGAAATTTGGACTTTTCTTGCTATATACCCTGTTTGGTACTTTAATCTGGAATATCATTCTTGTCTCAGTGGGTGCCGCTGTCGGAGATAATTGGGAGAACATCGTCGAATTTATGGATGTATACTCTAACATTGCTTATGCAATCATCGCTTTGGTTATTGTCGCTGCACTCTTCTTCTGGATTCGTAGTAGAAAAAAAGCGTGA
- the nirB gene encoding nitrite reductase large subunit NirB encodes MSHVKRLVLIGNGMAGMRTIEHILKLSTEAYEITVFGEEPHPNYNRIMLSSVLAGGVELSDIVINDWDWYTENNIKLYTGDPVTSIDSVGKKVISASGIEVAYDILIMATGSNPFMLPLPGANKEGVIGFRNIKDCQIMMDTSKTYKKAAVIGGGLLGLEAARGLLNLGMDVNVIHIHKYLMDRQLDQSASLMLQHDLEQQGMKFLLEKHTASIVGRRRVQGLTFADGGEIEADLVIMAVGITPNVELAKRTGLKVNRGIVVNDYMETSIPGIYAVGECAEHRGIAYGLVAPLYEQGAVLAKRLAGTVTAGYAGSVTSTKLKVSGVDVFSAGYFNDKPGMRSLRFQDEIDGIYKKIVIQDNRLVGAVLFGDITDGAPLFSLIKSGESIEGREKELLLGFSTGKAGESLASKLGKMADDEIICGCNGVTKGTIAEAIGNGCSSVAEIKMCTKATGSCGGCKPQVEALLQLYAGDTIGEPVKEGICGCTSLGRDEIVESMKAMHLMSVKEVMNVLEWREPEGCSKCRPALNYYLGMLYPAEYKDEKESRFANERYHANIQKDGTYSVIPRIYGGVTSPAELKKIATVAEKYDVPLVKFTGGQRLDLFGVKKEDLPGIWEELDMPSGHGYGKALRTVKTCVGNTFCRFGTQDAIGMGIRLEKAFERINTPAKVKLAVSGCPRNCAEATVKDLGVVAIDGGWELYVGGNAGVKVRASEFLCVVKTEDEVVEWTSAYLQYYRENANWNERTANWIERVGLESIIKALENAEDRQALMGRIEETLSYSKDPWKDIINNDDLRKNFHTLSGVETVNS; translated from the coding sequence ATGAGTCACGTAAAAAGATTGGTGTTAATCGGAAATGGAATGGCGGGAATGCGGACAATTGAACATATTCTCAAGCTCTCAACTGAAGCTTATGAAATTACAGTATTCGGTGAAGAACCACATCCTAACTATAATCGGATCATGTTATCCTCGGTGCTCGCAGGTGGAGTAGAGTTGAGTGATATTGTCATAAATGATTGGGACTGGTACACAGAAAACAATATTAAATTATACACAGGTGATCCAGTTACAAGTATTGATTCGGTGGGCAAGAAGGTAATTTCAGCGTCCGGAATTGAGGTAGCTTACGACATATTGATTATGGCAACAGGCTCGAATCCGTTCATGCTTCCACTTCCAGGAGCGAATAAGGAAGGCGTCATCGGCTTTAGGAATATTAAAGATTGTCAGATCATGATGGATACCTCTAAGACATATAAGAAGGCTGCCGTTATTGGCGGTGGATTACTTGGGTTAGAAGCAGCAAGAGGGCTGCTTAATCTAGGGATGGATGTTAATGTCATTCATATTCATAAATATTTAATGGATCGTCAGCTTGATCAGTCTGCATCCTTGATGTTACAGCATGACCTAGAGCAGCAAGGGATGAAGTTCCTATTGGAGAAGCATACAGCTAGCATCGTAGGTAGACGTCGTGTTCAAGGTTTAACTTTTGCAGATGGTGGGGAGATCGAGGCAGACCTTGTGATTATGGCTGTAGGAATTACTCCAAATGTTGAATTAGCTAAACGTACTGGACTAAAAGTCAATCGTGGCATTGTAGTAAATGATTATATGGAGACGAGTATTCCGGGCATCTATGCGGTTGGTGAGTGTGCTGAACATCGCGGCATTGCCTATGGCTTAGTTGCTCCACTATATGAACAAGGTGCGGTGTTGGCGAAGAGACTAGCGGGTACTGTAACGGCTGGATATGCTGGTTCGGTGACATCAACTAAATTAAAGGTATCCGGTGTAGATGTATTCTCTGCAGGGTATTTCAATGATAAACCTGGAATGCGCTCATTACGGTTCCAAGATGAGATTGATGGTATTTATAAAAAAATTGTTATTCAGGATAATCGATTGGTTGGAGCGGTATTGTTCGGCGATATAACTGATGGTGCCCCATTGTTCTCTTTAATTAAGAGTGGGGAATCGATTGAGGGAAGGGAAAAAGAATTATTACTTGGGTTCTCAACGGGAAAGGCAGGAGAATCATTAGCGAGCAAGCTAGGGAAGATGGCAGACGATGAAATTATTTGTGGCTGTAATGGTGTAACTAAGGGGACGATTGCTGAGGCGATTGGCAATGGTTGTTCAAGTGTTGCTGAGATCAAAATGTGTACAAAGGCCACAGGATCATGTGGTGGATGTAAACCTCAAGTAGAAGCGCTCCTACAACTGTATGCAGGAGATACAATTGGTGAGCCGGTAAAAGAAGGAATTTGTGGATGCACAAGCCTTGGTCGTGATGAAATCGTGGAAAGTATGAAAGCTATGCACTTGATGAGTGTCAAGGAAGTGATGAATGTACTTGAGTGGCGCGAACCTGAAGGCTGCTCTAAATGTCGCCCTGCGTTAAATTACTATCTGGGTATGCTCTACCCTGCAGAATATAAAGATGAGAAGGAATCCCGTTTCGCCAATGAAAGATACCATGCAAATATTCAAAAGGATGGCACCTATTCTGTTATTCCGCGGATTTATGGTGGAGTGACATCGCCTGCTGAATTGAAGAAAATTGCTACCGTAGCTGAAAAATATGATGTGCCTTTGGTGAAATTTACTGGTGGTCAACGATTAGATTTGTTCGGTGTGAAGAAGGAGGACCTTCCAGGGATTTGGGAGGAACTAGATATGCCCTCTGGTCATGGATACGGTAAAGCACTTCGTACAGTGAAAACCTGCGTGGGTAACACATTTTGTCGATTCGGTACACAGGATGCCATTGGAATGGGGATCCGATTAGAGAAGGCGTTCGAACGAATAAACACACCAGCAAAAGTGAAGCTTGCTGTATCGGGATGTCCCCGGAATTGTGCGGAGGCAACCGTTAAGGATCTTGGGGTTGTCGCAATCGACGGTGGTTGGGAACTTTACGTTGGTGGAAATGCTGGGGTTAAAGTTAGGGCATCAGAATTTCTATGTGTAGTCAAAACAGAAGATGAAGTTGTGGAATGGACATCGGCCTATCTACAATATTACCGCGAGAATGCCAACTGGAATGAACGGACTGCTAATTGGATCGAACGAGTGGGTCTTGAATCGATTATAAAGGCATTAGAAAATGCTGAGGATCGTCAAGCTCTTATGGGTCGAATTGAAGAGACGCTGAGTTATAGCAAGGATCCGTGGAAAGATATCATTAATAATGATGATCTTCGCAAGAATTTTCATACTTTATCTGGTGTAGAGACAGTGAATAGCTAG
- a CDS encoding formate/nitrite transporter family protein, which translates to MDYVKPTEVIGNMIEVGSTKAELSKLQMLIRGFLGGAILAFATTLAFTATAQTSLGLVGALVFPVGFVIIVLLGLELVTGNFALIPLSVMERKTTALRMLSNFSWVIAGHLIGCGLYAILYGLTITKMGTDMSNSMIQTIIQVSETKTLGYKNMGWNGMTLVIIKAVLCNWMVTLGVVMAMTSKSTSGKIIAMWLPIFIFFAQGFEHAVVNMFVIPAGMMLGADVSMGDWWIWNQIPVLLGNFIGGSVFTGLFLYMSHKKVSIKGLSGNRDHSGSVGVDQNGTLIPKIAEERL; encoded by the coding sequence ATGGATTATGTGAAACCTACTGAAGTGATAGGGAATATGATTGAAGTGGGTTCAACGAAAGCTGAACTGAGTAAACTTCAAATGTTGATTAGGGGGTTTCTTGGGGGAGCTATACTTGCCTTTGCAACAACACTTGCGTTTACTGCGACTGCTCAGACATCCTTAGGTTTAGTGGGGGCGCTTGTATTTCCAGTTGGATTCGTCATTATCGTATTGCTAGGATTGGAGTTAGTTACCGGAAATTTTGCACTCATCCCACTGTCTGTTATGGAACGTAAGACGACCGCATTGCGGATGTTGTCAAACTTTTCATGGGTTATTGCGGGACATTTGATCGGTTGTGGGTTATATGCTATTTTGTACGGATTGACGATAACGAAGATGGGTACTGATATGAGCAATTCTATGATACAGACCATCATACAAGTGAGTGAAACTAAGACGTTGGGCTACAAGAATATGGGATGGAATGGGATGACCCTGGTCATAATTAAAGCCGTATTATGTAATTGGATGGTTACATTAGGTGTAGTGATGGCGATGACTTCGAAATCTACCTCAGGCAAAATTATTGCGATGTGGTTACCAATCTTCATCTTCTTTGCTCAAGGGTTCGAACATGCTGTGGTGAATATGTTCGTCATCCCCGCAGGGATGATGCTGGGTGCAGACGTAAGTATGGGGGATTGGTGGATATGGAACCAGATTCCTGTTCTATTAGGTAACTTTATTGGCGGCTCTGTATTTACAGGTCTCTTCCTCTATATGTCACATAAGAAAGTGAGTATAAAAGGATTATCTGGGAATCGTGATCACAGTGGGAGTGTTGGAGTAGATCAGAATGGAACACTAATCCCTAAGATTGCAGAGGAACGCCTATGA
- a CDS encoding ATP-dependent DNA helicase: MERYPFVHDPSKPFIQQVGDWVADVFYELLPAAGFEVRDEQIYMAFQLERAFMEKKAIFAEAGVGTGKTLVYLLYAICYARYTRKPAIIACADESLIEQLVKPEGDVAKLAQHLSLAIDARLGKSPDQYLCLVKLDEARFKDEQGGAQWEDLYENLPEFVNNPQPMQKFYAYGDRKDYPHLNDEQWRKINWDTFQDCFTCDRRHRCGQTLSREYYRHSSDLVICSHDYYMEHVWTFEGRKREGQLPLLPDHCAVVFDEGHLLESAAMKALGYKMRHVVFEELITRLLQGEIRESLAVLIDEAIDQSEIMFHLLEQHSEAIPGSDRKQIHLNEQLLKAVHRFRSILTAIEEDLVFESQLYSLDDYQLRIVEEHIEMMQKALSLFENSEALICWVTDSEDGLTLSIMPKAVKEVLQERVFSTNMPIVFSSATLSVDGSFQYVTDSLGLENYLSFSVNSPYDYPNQMQAYAPNLVHGGSFSEKMGIAGQLLERTDGRALILFRTHEELQQFKQQITSDPRCANMTFYYEGDQEISYLISAFQSNEASVLCAISLWEGLDVPGPSLSNVIIWSLPFPPNDPVFMAKRNASLDPFVEVDLPHMLLRLRQGIGRLIRSRGDHGIIAILCEELQQRDAVREAVLSVIPEGVTLQEAL; this comes from the coding sequence GTGGAGCGTTATCCTTTTGTACATGATCCTTCTAAGCCTTTTATTCAACAAGTGGGCGATTGGGTGGCAGATGTATTCTATGAACTATTACCAGCAGCTGGATTTGAAGTTCGTGACGAACAGATCTATATGGCGTTTCAATTGGAACGAGCTTTTATGGAGAAGAAGGCAATCTTTGCAGAAGCGGGAGTAGGTACAGGTAAGACATTGGTTTATTTGTTATATGCGATATGTTATGCCAGATATACAAGGAAGCCAGCTATTATCGCTTGTGCGGACGAGTCGTTGATTGAACAGTTAGTGAAGCCTGAAGGTGATGTTGCCAAATTGGCTCAGCATCTAAGCTTGGCTATTGATGCGCGTTTAGGGAAATCTCCAGACCAGTATCTCTGTCTAGTGAAGTTAGACGAAGCTAGATTTAAGGATGAGCAAGGAGGAGCGCAATGGGAGGATTTATACGAGAATTTACCTGAATTTGTGAATAACCCTCAGCCGATGCAGAAGTTCTATGCTTATGGAGATCGGAAGGACTATCCACATTTGAATGATGAGCAATGGCGTAAGATTAACTGGGATACCTTCCAAGATTGCTTTACTTGTGATAGAAGACATCGGTGTGGACAAACGCTATCTAGAGAATATTACCGTCATTCGTCCGATCTAGTCATCTGCTCTCATGATTATTATATGGAGCATGTGTGGACATTCGAGGGCAGAAAACGCGAAGGGCAACTGCCTCTTTTACCAGATCACTGTGCTGTCGTATTTGATGAAGGGCATTTATTGGAATCGGCTGCGATGAAGGCTCTTGGATATAAGATGAGACATGTCGTGTTTGAAGAATTAATTACGCGCTTATTACAGGGGGAAATACGTGAGTCGCTCGCTGTGCTTATAGATGAAGCAATTGATCAATCGGAAATCATGTTCCATTTATTAGAACAACATAGTGAAGCTATTCCTGGCTCAGATCGGAAGCAGATTCATTTGAATGAGCAACTGCTGAAGGCGGTTCATCGTTTCCGTAGTATTTTGACAGCGATTGAAGAAGATCTTGTATTTGAAAGTCAGCTTTATAGCTTAGATGATTATCAACTACGAATCGTTGAAGAACATATTGAAATGATGCAGAAGGCATTAAGCCTGTTTGAGAATTCTGAGGCTTTGATCTGTTGGGTAACGGATAGTGAGGATGGGCTTACCTTATCGATTATGCCGAAGGCGGTTAAAGAAGTGTTACAGGAACGAGTATTCAGTACCAATATGCCGATTGTATTCTCATCAGCTACATTATCAGTTGATGGATCATTCCAATATGTTACCGATAGTCTAGGGTTGGAGAATTACTTATCCTTTTCTGTGAATTCGCCATATGATTATCCGAATCAGATGCAGGCTTATGCACCGAATTTAGTACATGGTGGGTCTTTTTCCGAGAAAATGGGGATCGCAGGTCAGCTATTAGAACGAACGGATGGTAGAGCTCTTATCCTGTTTCGAACACATGAAGAATTGCAACAGTTCAAGCAACAAATCACGTCGGACCCTAGATGTGCTAATATGACTTTCTACTATGAGGGTGATCAGGAGATTAGTTATTTGATCTCGGCATTCCAAAGTAATGAAGCGAGTGTTCTATGTGCGATAAGCCTCTGGGAAGGCTTGGATGTACCAGGACCATCATTATCAAATGTAATTATATGGTCACTTCCATTTCCTCCGAATGATCCGGTATTTATGGCGAAGCGTAATGCATCGCTGGATCCTTTTGTAGAAGTCGATTTACCACATATGTTATTACGTCTAAGACAAGGGATAGGACGTCTAATTCGATCACGTGGAGACCATGGGATTATTGCTATTCTCTGTGAGGAATTGCAGCAGAGAGATGCTGTACGCGAAGCTGTTCTATCGGTTATACCAGAAGGTGTTACGCTACAAGAAGCGTTATAA